Proteins from a genomic interval of Rosa chinensis cultivar Old Blush chromosome 2, RchiOBHm-V2, whole genome shotgun sequence:
- the LOC112190686 gene encoding uncharacterized protein LOC112190686 isoform X1, producing the protein MVVRHGRNKQYIVLGEKRSEDELSVSQSSQENFSNMRRKRQKQRAGDSTMVEHSISSTVVGVKDAVPDTAAMPSCPRARKMCVDSQKTVIHLICILIINYEYVINNEKRNGCIPFSSLIFLCTCLNVKRNSGVPKIGSLGKFWNFVIEILSGYLEPLFSVNLDAINFGILSNWSVMSV; encoded by the exons ATGGTTGTTCGACATGGAAGAAATAAACAATATATTGTTTTGGGTGAAAAGAGAAGTGAAGATGAACTCAGCGTTTCACAAAGTAGTCAAGAGAATTTCTCGAATATGAGGAGGAAAAGACAAAAGCAAAGAGCTGGTGATTCCACTATGGTTGAGCATTCAATTTCATCTACTGTTGTTGGTGTTAAAGATGCTGTACCTGATACCGCTG CTATGCCATCATGTCCAAGGGCGCGAAAAATGTGTGTCGATTCTCAAAAAACTGTAATACATCTTATCTGTATACTTATAATCAATTATGAATACGTAATTAATAATGAGAAAAGGAACGGGTGCATACCCTTTTCTTCATTGATTTTCCTTTGCACATGTTTGAATGTGAAAAGGAATTCAGGTGTGCCAAAAATTGGATCTTTGGGAAAGTTTTGGAATTTTGTTATTGAAATTCTGAGTGGGTATTTGGAACCTTTGTTTTCTGTCAATTTGGATGCAATCAATTTTGGCATATTGTCTAATTGGTCAGTGATGAGTGTTTGA
- the LOC112190686 gene encoding uncharacterized protein LOC112190686 isoform X2, which translates to MVVRHGRNKQYIVLGEKRSEDELSVSQSSQENFSNMRRKRQKQRAGDSTMVEHSISSTVVGVKDAVPDTAAMPSCPRARKMCVDSQKTRRRWNTGLSCSTSRFSAWYFS; encoded by the exons ATGGTTGTTCGACATGGAAGAAATAAACAATATATTGTTTTGGGTGAAAAGAGAAGTGAAGATGAACTCAGCGTTTCACAAAGTAGTCAAGAGAATTTCTCGAATATGAGGAGGAAAAGACAAAAGCAAAGAGCTGGTGATTCCACTATGGTTGAGCATTCAATTTCATCTACTGTTGTTGGTGTTAAAGATGCTGTACCTGATACCGCTG CTATGCCATCATGTCCAAGGGCGCGAAAAATGTGTGTCGATTCTCAAAAAACT AGAAGGAGATGGAATACAGGGTTGAGTTGTTCAACAAGTAGGTTTTCTGCATGGTATTTTAGTTGA